The following nucleotide sequence is from Rutidosis leptorrhynchoides isolate AG116_Rl617_1_P2 unplaced genomic scaffold, CSIRO_AGI_Rlap_v1 contig244, whole genome shotgun sequence.
TGGCCGCTCGAGCCAAGGCCAACTTTACAGGAACCATCCTGAAAAGCAGAATCCCAACATTCCGTTAGAACGGAATCCATTTCTTCTCTTCTCTAGAAGAAGAGACAGAGTTGAAGACAGAGAGACATACCGGAAGAACTTCTCGAATAACTCCAGCAACTGCATCATCCCCAGATCTACGGACATTCACCATAATGTGTGGCATGAACCAAGGTCCATCATTCTCAGCACCTGAATTATAATACATAAATGCTCCAAATTAAACAACTTCAATTCTTATTGAAAACAGAACCAAAATGATATTTATGATGGAATTACTTGAGTACTAAAAATACATGGTTGGCTTGTTCGCCTTGACAATACAAGGGTTGTAATTACTTTAACAATAATATTTCTCTGAAActatactattaaaattattattatcataataaaaatgcaacaacaataataataatatatgaaagcacaaatagaaagaaaagccAGACCTATAGCAGGAGAGTAAGCATCAAGACCGCCAGCTCCTGGTGTCATTGGCTGCCCTCCAGGAGTTCCCGGAAGATAGGACACCGAATTTGGAGTCATAGGCTGGCCGCCAGGTGTGGAAGGCAGGTAAGGACTTGGAGCATTAGCTGCAAACGTAATTACAAAGTAATATGTGTATGATTGTTCCATaccagaaaggaaaaaaaaaaaaacactagagCTAATCAATCGTAAAACCCAAAAGTGCAACAGATGAAAAAAAAAAGAACTACTAACCATATGCAGAAGTGCTACCCCTCGGTGTTCCAGCTTCACTGTAACTGCCACTCGGAGTGTTGGTCCAATTTGAACTGGGAGTCGGTGCTTCATATGGCCTCGAACGAGGACTTCCTGGCTGAGAAGGATTTTCCATTACGTGTTAAATAATCATGCACGTCAAAAATTCAACAATACTAGAAGAATTCTTACAGCAACATAGCACATACTGATTTTCTTGACCAATTACAATAGAGAAGATAAATCATAAAGATGACCAAAAGCCAAATCGCTTACCTGATATTGCGGACTAGATCCCCAGGAC
It contains:
- the LOC139882220 gene encoding putative transcription elongation factor SPT5 homolog 1, whose product is MENPSQPGSPRSRPYEAPTPSSNWTNTPSGSYSEAGTPRGSTSAYANAPSPYLPSTPGGQPMTPNSVSYLPGTPGGQPMTPGAGGLDAYSPAIGAENDGPWFMPHIMVNVRRSGDDAVAGVIREVLPDGSCKVGLGSSGHDDIVTALPNELEVLIPKKSDKVMIMGGPHRGVTGRLIGVDGSEGIVKVDVELDVKIFDMDLLAKQA